The sequence below is a genomic window from Deltaproteobacteria bacterium.
CGCCCTTCTCCTTCTTTACCCATCCCCGCGCATTTTTCCAAAAAATCGGGGGAAAGCCTTCGATCTACCTGGATGCGATCTGGGACCGCTTCGCAATCGGGGCGGTGACGCCTCCCGAAACTCCATATCGGAACGTGTACGGCATGGTTTCCGGTGAATATGTGGAGATCGATACACGAAGAAGGGGGGTTTCGAGAATCAGGTACTGGAGCCCATTGTCCTGTGTGACATCCGGTAAAATCGGAAAGATCGACGATGAGGCCCATTTTGCGGAGACTCTCAGAGAATGCTTCGTCCGGAAGGTCGGGGAGGAGATTTCTTCTTTCGGAAAACTCGGTGTGGGCCTTTCGGGCGGAATGGATTCCGCGGCAATTTTGGGCGCGGCCAGGAGGAATTTCGGGGGAGACATCATAGCCGTGAGCGTGGCACCGGATGGAGAGGCCTCTCCCGACATCCCCAATGCCCGCACATCTGCCGCCTTTAACGGCGCCAGGCATCTGGTCGTTTTTCCAGGGGCGCGGGACCTGGAGGATTTCCCCGCCGCAATGGGAAGGCTGTCTCAACCTTTCCGTTCGGCCTCGACCTACATGAATTACCAGATCTCGAAAAAGGTCGCCGAGAACGGGGGGGAATGCGTGTTGTGGGGTTACGGTGCAGACCTTGTCCTGGGAAATACCGGTTATGACAGGCGATTTTATGAGCGTGGCGGATCGTTTTTCCCTCCCCCTGTCCTTGATCCCCTTCTATACCTGCTGAAGAAGGCTCCACAGAGGCGTGAAATCGTCGCGATTTACAACCGGCTCTTGCGATTCGACGGCCCCATCGGGTACAGGATGGCGGAGAAGTATTTCAGGGCCTTTAAAAAGCCCAGGTACTATCAAGAAAAACGCCTGTTCAGGGAAGAATTCCTGAACAGGGGAAGGGAAGAGGAAATCCTGAGACGGATAGATGACGCCATTGGAGCGTATGATGAATTCATCATAGAACGGCTCATGGAGGCCGACATCAAGGTCGTACATCTGTACCATCAGGTTTCGGGAACTCATCAGATATGCCGTCTGAATGGGGTGGATTCCATTATCACCTATTACAACAAAGACTATTTTGAACTCATACTTAAGGCATCCAACCGCATAAGGGCCCTTGGAGGATGGAACAAGTATATCTTGAGAAAGGCGTTCAAACCCCTGGTCCACGAGGACATATACAGGGGAAAACGCGGGGCCTGCATCATCCGGTGGGACCGGATCATCAGCGGACCGTTCCGCGGGGCGGTGATCCGGTACCTGAGGAATTCATCAATTGTAAATGAGATATTCAAGGTCCAATACCTCCCGAAACTCCACCGGATGATAAAGCATCCGGGGCTGATGTACCTTAATCTCCTGGGTCTTGCCCTGTGGTATGACGTGAACTTCGAAGGGGTCTCGCCTGAAACGCTTCTTTCCGAGATCCTGGGTTACTCCTGGAGGGAGCAAGACAGGAGACCTTGTTAAGTGAGGGTTCTTTCTTTCGGCTCCGATCCTGGCGCCCTTTCGGGTCCTTCCCACCCCACCTACCGCCGTCACATGGATTATGCCTCCAGGCTTGAGTGGCTGGGGATGGTCACCTATTCCCCCCCGGGGCACAGGCCAGTCATGGATCGGGATGTTCCCCTGAGTGTATTCCCGAGCAACTCCCCGAGCAAGTATACCTATCCCCTGGACGCCCTTTCATTGGGGGCAAGACTCATAAAACAATATGGGATTCAGGTGCTTGTAGCCCAGGATCCATTTGTCTTCGGCGCAGTGGCCTGCCTCTTGAGCCGGTGGTTCCGAATTCCTTATGCGGTCCATTTTCACGGGGATTTTTTCGAGCACGAATACTGGCGAAAAGAGAGGGCGATGAATCACTTTCTCTATCACCTGGGCCATATCATTGCGAGGCGGGCCAGCGTGGTTCGAACGGTCTCCACCAAGATCCGAAACGATCTGCTTGAAAGGGGATTTGATCCGACAAGGGTTTTCTATGCCTCACCACCGGTCAGGCCGGATGATCACGAGGATTGTGAAGTTCGTGAACTCGACGAGGTCAGGGAAAGATTGGGTCTCAGGAAAGACAGGGTATTCGTTTTTATCGGCAGGCTGTCCCCCGAAAAAAATCTCGCGCTGCTCTTCCAGGCCATTGCCGTTCTTAAAACCAGGTATCCGGAAGTCAGGCTTCTCGTGGCTGGGGACGGTCCCGAGAGGGAACGCCTTCAAAAGATGCGGGAAGAACTGGCGATAGAGAAACAGGTTGTTTTCCTGGGGAAGGTTCCAAACAGGGAGATTGCCCGGTATTTAGGGGTTTCGCTGGCGCTGATCCTGACCTCCTTTTACGAGGGTACGGCCAAGGTCATCAAGGAGGCGGCTTTTGCCGGGAGGGCGACGGTCACGACCTTTACGAGCGGGGTCACGGACGCCATCCTGGACGGCACGACGGGGATTGTTGTTCCCAACGGAGATCTCAGGGGCCTGGTCCAGGCGATGATGTCCCTGCTTGATCATCCTGAGAAGGCGGTGGAGATGGGTGTTCGGGCCCGCGAGGTTGTCCGGGAAAGGTTCGTTTATGAGCGGGATATCGACAGGGTTGTGGATGTCTGGAGG
It includes:
- a CDS encoding glycosyltransferase family 4 protein — its product is MRVLSFGSDPGALSGPSHPTYRRHMDYASRLEWLGMVTYSPPGHRPVMDRDVPLSVFPSNSPSKYTYPLDALSLGARLIKQYGIQVLVAQDPFVFGAVACLLSRWFRIPYAVHFHGDFFEHEYWRKERAMNHFLYHLGHIIARRASVVRTVSTKIRNDLLERGFDPTRVFYASPPVRPDDHEDCEVRELDEVRERLGLRKDRVFVFIGRLSPEKNLALLFQAIAVLKTRYPEVRLLVAGDGPERERLQKMREELAIEKQVVFLGKVPNREIARYLGVSLALILTSFYEGTAKVIKEAAFAGRATVTTFTSGVTDAILDGTTGIVVPNGDLRGLVQAMMSLLDHPEKAVEMGVRAREVVRERFVYERDIDRVVDVWRQALK